The Terriglobus roseus sequence CCGTGGCGGCCGCGAAGCCTTCCTTCTCTACCTTTACGTCGTACTGACCCACACGCAATGCGGGCACTTCGAAGTTTCCCTGATCATCGCTCTGGCGCTTGCTCGACACGCCGGTGGCTCGGTTTGTGACGGTCACCGTGGCATCGGCAATGGCAGCTCCGCTGCTGTCACGTGCGGTGCCCACAACGCTGCCGTTCTCATACTGTCCGAGCATGGCGGCAGGCGCGGACAGACACACGGCCGCCACAAACAAAGGGGTCAAACGAAAAGTTCGCATGGGCCGAAACTAGGTTGGTTGTGTCAACGGCAAGCGAACAGAGTGTGAAAGACCTGTTACGCCAGCTATCTACTTTCAACAGCCGTCGGAGACTTGCCCAAGATAGGTGAGCAGCATGGTGTTTCGCGCGGCTCAAATTCCATCATCTCCACGCGCGATAAGTCGGGATCGTACAGGTTCATCTGCACCTTACCGTCCAGACCCACCTGCGACTTACCGCACTCGGCGTCACTGCAGCCGTTGGCCCTCAGCGCGGCTTCCACCTGCGCCATGTCTTTCGTGCCCAGCGAGACATGATCGTTGACACCGATCGACTTGAGGCTGGCATCAGCGGGAATGTTCAGCATGAATTCAACCCAGTCCGTTCCGTCTGGCACCTGCAAACTTACCCAGCTTCTGACGTTGTTTCGGCCTCCATGCCAGTACGGACGAAAACCCAGCAGGTCCTGATAGAAAGCTGTCTCTCTCGCCTCATCCTTCACCACATAGCCAACGTGGATCAGCCGTTGTGAGACGGCACGCGGCGCGGGCTTCGTATTCGCCACACGCTTGTTTGCCCCGGCCTGCACGAACCAGACCTGGTTGCCCTCCGGATCACGCACAGCGAAGATGCCATTCCGTAAGGGCTCTTCGACGACGACACCCTTGGACTTAACGAAACGTTGTAAGGCGGCAACATCACGCGTGGTGAATCCAACGGCCTCCATGCGTGATTTCATCCCTTCCGGCAGGGGTACCGTCTCGATCCACTGAAGAGAATTCACTGGATAGATAGTGGCCTTCCCGGCCTTTAGTTGGGAAAGTCCAAGTACGCTGCCATAAACATGCTGAGACGCACCGGCCTCTGCTGTGTAGAAGCGTGCAAAGGCAACGCCAGTGATCGCAGGACGAGTCACCTGCGCCGTCAACGGCAGCGCACAACAGAACAGGATCGTTTTCAGCACAAGAAAGGCAGGGCGTTTCATCGCCCAAATACTTTAGGCCGACCGCCGCTCCAGGGTCAAAGCAGCGGCAGTCTTTTCGGTATTAATTCAAGCGCAACCCGGCAGGCACAAAGTCACTCGACAGCAATTTGTAGTTATCTGTCAGGTAGAAGGTCTGTATCTTCGGTTGCTGCTCTTCAATCAGCTGCAGTGTACGGAAGTCAAAGCTCTGCACCGCTGCGCGGCCTTCCATGCGTTCCTTCAGGATGATGCCTGCCAGCGCATCAACAAAGGCCTGCGGTGGCAAAGTCTGGTTCTTGTACATCTCTGCAGGAACCTTGGGATCCTGGGCCCCGGCGACTGCAGGCGGCAGACGATCCGGCAAGACCTTCGTTTCAATATTGAAGCGTACGGTCCGCGCATTCGCGGCGCGCTCTTCCGCGTGCGGTGTTCCCTTGCCCGGTCCTACGGAGTAGTACTCGACATAGAAGCGGACAAACCGGAACAGCTCCGCAACATAGGTCGGCGAATAGATGCTGGGGCGACCTTCTTTGGCTGAAAAAGCAACCGTCACCGGTGACAACGACGGATCGTTCTTCTGGTCAGCACCGAAGTGCAGCTTGTCACAGATGAACGTCTTCTGCGCCTCGGTCGAAGAGATATCGCGCAGATAGATACGGTTTGCAATTGTGTACTCACTGCCGTCAGCCTTGCGGCACGCCTGTGGATTGAAGAACTGGTCGTGCCAGATGAGTGATACATGATCCGTTGAGACACCGGTGTCCGTTTCCAGTTCCGTGGAGAGCTGATCCAGGCCGCTCTCAAACGAAGGCAGTGTGTTTTCAGGGCGCAGGCCGCGTCCGCCACGGTGCGCGCTCACAACAAAGCGCTTCAGCTTCGCATCCTCGGGCCGCGCTGCGCGCTCTTCGGCGAGCACTTTCTGCAACAGGTCCGGACGGTCGCTGATCAGGCCATCGACACCGGTGCGGATCACCGCGCGCATCGCCTCGGGATCGTTTGTCGTCCATGGCACTACGCGGATGCCCTTCGCCTGCAGATCGGCAACCGGTACCAGCGGGGCATCGGCCGGCGTGCTCTTCATCCGTACCACGCTGTGGTCTACCGGGCTCAGGAGCGGCGTCGGTGCGCCGTGCGCATGGGCATGCGCCGCCGCCTTCGTCATCAATTGCGTCCATGGGTTGGGTACAACCGCTGCGTTCGTCACAGTTGGTGTAGATGCGCCGGTCTGGCCTGGAAGTGGTGCCGTGAGCAGCACAGCGGCAATTCCAACGGTGGAGAAAGCGATTCGTACGTTCATAGCAATCAGCATGCCTGCCCTTTGTTGCGTAGTAGTGAATGACCGTCAAAACTCGGC is a genomic window containing:
- a CDS encoding VOC family protein, with protein sequence MKRPAFLVLKTILFCCALPLTAQVTRPAITGVAFARFYTAEAGASQHVYGSVLGLSQLKAGKATIYPVNSLQWIETVPLPEGMKSRMEAVGFTTRDVAALQRFVKSKGVVVEEPLRNGIFAVRDPEGNQVWFVQAGANKRVANTKPAPRAVSQRLIHVGYVVKDEARETAFYQDLLGFRPYWHGGRNNVRSWVSLQVPDGTDWVEFMLNIPADASLKSIGVNDHVSLGTKDMAQVEAALRANGCSDAECGKSQVGLDGKVQMNLYDPDLSRVEMMEFEPRETPCCSPILGKSPTAVESR
- a CDS encoding glycerophosphodiester phosphodiesterase family protein, yielding MNVRIAFSTVGIAAVLLTAPLPGQTGASTPTVTNAAVVPNPWTQLMTKAAAHAHAHGAPTPLLSPVDHSVVRMKSTPADAPLVPVADLQAKGIRVVPWTTNDPEAMRAVIRTGVDGLISDRPDLLQKVLAEERAARPEDAKLKRFVVSAHRGGRGLRPENTLPSFESGLDQLSTELETDTGVSTDHVSLIWHDQFFNPQACRKADGSEYTIANRIYLRDISSTEAQKTFICDKLHFGADQKNDPSLSPVTVAFSAKEGRPSIYSPTYVAELFRFVRFYVEYYSVGPGKGTPHAEERAANARTVRFNIETKVLPDRLPPAVAGAQDPKVPAEMYKNQTLPPQAFVDALAGIILKERMEGRAAVQSFDFRTLQLIEEQQPKIQTFYLTDNYKLLSSDFVPAGLRLN